Proteins encoded within one genomic window of Haloplanus vescus:
- a CDS encoding DUF7518 family protein, translating into MSNRVEELESQVAELQAAVDGLTEELVETRERLRQLESDEGVDNSRTPEPRESSGVEVDDHDTPDPAAETDADETVDAEADAEPETDSAADADTEDDDGSDGNDIIVA; encoded by the coding sequence ATGAGCAACAGGGTGGAGGAGCTCGAATCTCAGGTCGCGGAACTGCAGGCCGCAGTCGATGGCCTCACCGAGGAACTCGTCGAGACGCGAGAGCGGCTCCGACAGCTCGAATCCGACGAAGGCGTCGACAACTCGCGCACACCCGAACCCCGCGAGTCGTCCGGCGTCGAAGTGGACGACCACGACACGCCCGACCCGGCGGCCGAGACGGACGCCGACGAGACGGTTGACGCCGAGGCCGACGCCGAACCCGAAACTGATTCGGCGGCCGACGCGGACACCGAAGACGACGACGGCTCCGACGGGAACGACATCATCGTCGCCTGA
- a CDS encoding M48 family metallopeptidase has translation MAIVGSILFAFYAVAAAVVMGVFQWPLWLVLVGSVLFVGVQYKIGKWMALRSVGAEDLSEERAPDLHHRVESLSRDMGIDKPRLMIARMGVPNAFAVGRKGAGTVVVSEELLRTLDDAEVEGVLAHELAHIRNRDVVMMVLGQGVASIVAIVAQWAVLMTGDNDIADFFLAIVVGQLTQMLVMVFVFAISRYREYVADGDAADAIGTGEPLARALEKISRGAEGRDSEVDTQVNALCIFDGRGGLANLLSTHPPVEKRIERLRR, from the coding sequence ATGGCGATCGTCGGCTCGATCCTGTTCGCGTTCTACGCAGTTGCGGCGGCCGTCGTGATGGGTGTCTTCCAGTGGCCGCTCTGGCTCGTACTGGTCGGGAGCGTCCTCTTCGTCGGCGTCCAGTACAAGATAGGTAAGTGGATGGCGCTCCGGAGCGTCGGCGCCGAGGACCTGTCCGAAGAGCGTGCCCCCGACCTGCACCACCGGGTCGAATCGCTCTCGCGAGACATGGGCATCGACAAGCCACGACTCATGATCGCCCGGATGGGCGTGCCCAACGCCTTCGCCGTCGGACGCAAGGGCGCGGGCACCGTCGTCGTCAGCGAGGAACTCCTGCGAACGCTCGACGACGCGGAAGTCGAGGGTGTCCTCGCACACGAACTCGCACACATCCGCAACCGCGACGTGGTGATGATGGTGCTCGGCCAAGGCGTCGCCTCCATCGTCGCCATCGTCGCCCAGTGGGCCGTCCTCATGACGGGCGACAACGACATCGCCGACTTCTTCCTCGCCATCGTCGTCGGCCAACTCACGCAGATGCTGGTGATGGTGTTCGTCTTCGCCATCTCCCGGTACCGCGAGTACGTCGCCGACGGCGACGCCGCAGACGCCATCGGCACCGGCGAACCACTCGCGCGCGCACTCGAAAAGATTAGTCGCGGCGCCGAAGGCCGCGACAGCGAAGTCGACACGCAGGTGAACGCACTCTGTATCTTCGACGGCCGCGGCGGCCTCGCGAACCTGCTCTCAACGCATCCTCCGGTCGAGAAACGCATCGAGCGCCTCCGCCGGTAG
- a CDS encoding DUF7504 family protein, with translation MSTLHLADSETTVDATACERVAPRPDQSDVITVSFAGSTARWLDEWHASAGVPPRATVVMSDGATWDAGDPRERLDSAAPDDTDLQVELVDSPGNLTDLGVTLTELLESHDEYNPHTTLCLRSLTVLLQYSDSDSVYRFLHTLAGQLDRVGATGHFHLHGDAHDDDVVASLEPVFDQVVRDA, from the coding sequence GTGAGCACGCTTCATCTGGCTGATTCGGAGACGACGGTCGATGCCACGGCGTGTGAACGGGTCGCGCCGCGGCCCGACCAGTCTGACGTCATCACCGTCTCCTTCGCCGGATCGACGGCTCGATGGCTCGACGAGTGGCACGCCTCGGCCGGCGTCCCGCCTCGCGCGACGGTCGTCATGAGCGACGGCGCCACGTGGGACGCCGGCGACCCGCGCGAACGCCTCGATTCGGCGGCCCCAGACGACACCGACCTACAGGTCGAACTCGTCGACTCGCCGGGGAACCTCACCGATCTCGGCGTCACGCTGACGGAACTGCTCGAATCGCACGACGAGTACAACCCACACACGACGCTCTGTCTCCGGTCCCTGACGGTGCTCTTGCAGTACTCCGACTCCGACTCGGTCTATCGGTTCCTCCACACGCTCGCCGGCCAGCTCGACCGAGTCGGCGCCACGGGCCACTTCCACCTCCACGGGGACGCGCACGACGACGACGTGGTTGCCAGCCTCGAACCCGTCTTCGACCAGGTCGTGCGCGACGCTTAG